One genomic region from Gossypium hirsutum isolate 1008001.06 chromosome D13, Gossypium_hirsutum_v2.1, whole genome shotgun sequence encodes:
- the LOC107932042 gene encoding germin-like protein subfamily 1 member 14, with protein MKGIRSILIAFGLFAFACSSASAYDPSPLQDFCVAIKDIKNGVFVNGKFCKDPKLAVAEDFFFSGLNRPRNTSNPDGSNVTMINVDIIPGLNTLGLTLVRVDYAPYGVNPPHTHPRGSEILLVVEGTLYAGFVTADPDNRLFTKILNPGDAFVFPFGLIHFQFNIGKTAAVAFAVLSSQNAGRITIADAVFGSNPPINPDVLAKAFQLNKNVVKYLQSRF; from the exons ATGAAAGGGATTCGCTCCATTCTTATTGCTTTTGGCCTATTTGCTTTTGCTTGCTCATCGGCCTCAGCATATGACCCCAGTCCTCTCCAGGACTTTTGTGTAGCTATCAAGGACATCAAGAATGGCG TGTTTGTAAATGGTAAATTTTGCAAAGACCCAAAGCTTGCAGTTGCAGAAGATTTCTTCTTTTCAGGCCTAAACAGGCCGAGGAACACATCAAATCCAGATGGATCAAATGTCACTATGATCAATGTAGATATAATACCAGGACTTAACACTCTTGGTTTAACTCTGGTTCGAGTCGACTATGCACCTTATGGTGTCAACCCTCCTCACACTCACCCTCGGGGATCCGAGATCCTACTTGTTGTCGAAGGCACACTTTATGCCGGCTTCGTTACGGCGGACCCAGACAACCGTCTCTTCACTAAAATCCTAAACCCTGGAGATGCTTTTGTTTTCCCCTTTGGTTTGATTCATTTCCAGTTCAACATAGGAAAAACTGCGGCGGTTGCCTTTGCTGTTCTCAGCAGCCAAAATGCTGGGCGTATCACCATAGCTGACGCAGTGTTTGGCTCAAACCCACCGATCAACCCAGATGTTTTGGCCAAGGCGTTCCAGTTGAACAAGAATGTGGTTAAGTATCTTCAGTCTCGGTTCTAA